Sequence from the Enhydrobacter sp. genome:
CGAAGGAGATTTCGCCGGTGCTCTGCTCGACGACCTGGACCTCGAGGATCGTCTTGTCCTGCGCAGACCCGGGCGCGGCCGAGATGTCTACCTTCTCGAAAAAGCCGAGATTTCTCAGGCGTTCCTGGCTGCGCCGGACCTTGGCGGTCGAGAAAGCGTCGCCTTCGGCGAGGCGGAATTCGCGCCGGATGACCCTGTCGAGCGTGCGCGTGTTGCCCTGGATGTTGATACGCTCGACATAGACACGCGGCCCCTCCTGGACGTCGAACATCACGTCGACCGTGAGGTCGTCCTTGTTGCGGTTGATACGGGGGCGCACGTCGACGAAGGCGTAACCCAGAGATCCCACGGCGTCGGCCATCGAAGTGACCGTGCTCTCGACCTCGTCGGCGTTGTACCAGTCGCCCTCGCGCATCGTCAGGTAGCTCTTGAGCGTGTCGACATCGAGGCCCTGAAAGCGGCTCGTCACGTCGACCTTGCCGAACCTGTAGCGGTCCCCTTCGCTGATCGTGAAGGTGATGAAGAACCCGTCGCGGTTCGGCGACAGTTCGGCCACCGCCGAGACGACCCGGAAATCGGCGTAACCCTCGGAGAGATAGAACTTGCGCAGGAGTTCGCGGTCGAGATTCAGCCGATCGGGATCGAAACGATCGTCTGACGAGAGGAAGCGATACCATGCGCTTTCGGTGGTCCGGATCCTGCCGCGCAGCGTGCCGTCGCCGAAATGCTCGTTGCCCACGAAGCTGATGCGCTTGATGCCGGTGACGTCGCCCTCGTCGATCTCGAATACGAGATCCACGCGCCCCTGCTCGAGCCGGATGATCTTCGGCTCGATCACGGCGTTGTATCGACCGCTGCGGCGGTAAATCGTCAGGAGGCGTTCGACGTCCGCCTGCACGCGGGCACGGGTGAACACCTGGCGCGCCTTCGACTGCACTTCGTCGCGCAGCTTGTCGTCGTCGATCTTGCGGTTCCCCTCGAAAGCGACCCGATTGATGATGGGGTTCTCGGTCAGCTTCACGATCAGGGTATTTCCCTGCATGTCGATGGCGACGTCCGAGAACAGGCCTGTCGAAAAAAGCGCCTTCAGCGAGCGGTCCGCCGCGGCAGGGTCGTAGGCGTCGCCTTCCTTGAGCTGCAGGTAGGACCGAATGGTCTCGACCTCGGAGCGCACGTTGCCCTGAATCTGGACGGAACTGATCACGCCTCCGGCGGCACCGCCCCGCTGGGCATGTGCCGGGGCGCCGAATGCCAGAACGACGGCAATCGCCAGAACGGCCCAACGAATGATCAAACCCACCCCCGACCCTGTCGTGAGCCGCCAACGCTCCCGTTCGAGAACGTCGTTTCATAAACCGGTGTCAGGGCCGTAGCCACCCCTTTTGTCCCCAAGATCACGCCGTCTTTCCCTCCCGTCAGCGCAGCAGCAGACGGATGTCGTTGAAGGTCGCCACCAGCGCCACACAGATCACCAGCGCGAACCCCACCTTCAGCCCGACTTCCTGAGCCTTGAGTCCCAGCGGCTTCCCACGCACCGCTTCGTACAGGTACATCGCCAGGTGACCGCCATCCAGCATCGGGACCGGCAGGAGGTTGAACACGCCGAGCACGACGGAGAGCGCGATCACCAGATTGAGGATGCCGATCCAGCCACTGTAGGACGCCTCGCCGGCCGCCTTGGCGATTCGGATCGGGCCGCCGAGTTCGTCGACCGGCCTCGTTGCCGTCAGGATCTGGGCCATTGACGTGTAGAACATCTGGGTCATCCCCCAGACGTGACGCACGCCGGCATACATCGCACCCAGAACGTCGTGACTGCGAAACTCGGTCACGCTGGCTGGACGGACGCGCAGTCGGCCGATCATCTTCTGCTTGCCCGTGCAATCGGTCACCCGGTCGGCTTCGGGTATCACCGTCGTGTCGTAGCGCCGCCCTTCCCGGTCGTACTTCACGACCACGGGGGTACCGGCCTTGTCGCCGATCAGCTCGGGAATGCGCGAGAAATACTCGACCGGCTTGCCGTCGATCTCGAGCAGCAGGTCGCCGACCTTCAGGCCCGCCGCCTGCCCCGGGCTGTTCGCCGTGAACCCGCCGACCACCGGGCGAACGAGCTGGTCGAGTCCCAGTTCGCCGAAGCGGATGGTGTTGTTGAAACGATCGGTGCGCTCGCAGAACTGCGGCACGATCTCGCCGCGCCGCAGTTGATTGCCGCGGCGGTACTCGACCGACATCGGGTGCGCCCAATAAAGGAACTGGGCGTCCTGGATGTCCTCGAAGCGATTGACCCGCTCGCCCGCCAGCCGCACGACGACATCTCCGGTGCGCAATCCGGCCCTTGCCGCCGGACTGTCGGATTGGACGGCAACCGTCGCCGGCGAATAAGGTTCACCCGCTATGTAGAACACTGCAGTCAGCAGAAGCACGGCGAACAGCAGGTTCGCCATCGGTCCGCCGAGCACGACGGCAGCGCGCGCATGCAGAGGCTGGGTGAAGAACGCACGTTTGCTCTGCTCGGTCGGCAGCCCGCCCTGCGCCGGCGTCGCGCTGGTCTCGTCGCTATCGCCCAGGAACTTGACGTAGCCGCCGAGGGGGATGACCGAGAATTTCCATCGCGTTCCCCGTCGATCCGTCCAGCCGAACAATTCGGGCCCGAAGCCGATCGAAAACACCTCGGCGTGGATGCCGAAGCGGCGCGCCACCCAATAGTGCCCGAACTCGTGAACGAAGACGAGCAACGTCAGGATCAGGATGAAGTACGGCAGATAGGTCGTGAACAGGCTGACGATGCTCTGCATATCCCACTACATCACGAAATGCGTTCTACTTCAATTAGTTGGAGCGTGAGCCTTGAGAGACTTCTCGGCTGTCGCTCTTGCCTCTACGTCCACGGCATCGACCTGCCGCAGGGACTGCAGGGGCGCGGAAAGTTGGTCGGTCGACATCATCGCATCCTCGACGACGCGGGCAATGTCGAGAAAGCCGATCCGCCGGGCAAGAAAAGCAGCCACAGCAACCTCGTTTGCCGCATTCAGCACGATGGGTGCAACTCCTCCCGTGACCAAAGCCTCGCGCGCCAGCCGTAGCGAGGGAAAACGGCCGGAATCGGGCCGCTCGAAGGTCAGCGCCGACAGGCTCGCGAAGTCCAGCCGAGCGGCCGGCCCCTCGATCCGCGACGGCCAGCCGAGCGCATGGCTGATCGGCACCCTCATGTCGGGCGTGCCCAACTGCGCCAGGACCGATCCGTCACGGTACGCGACCATCGAATGGATGACCGATTGCGGATGGACGACGATGTCCAGCTGCTCGGCGGGAAGTCCATACAGGAGGTGCGCCTCGATCAGCTCCAGCCCCTTGTTCATCATCGTCGCCGAATCGATCGAGATCTTGGCGCCCATGTCCCAATTGGGGTGCGCGCGCGCCTGCTGGGGTGTAACGCATGCCATGTCGGCCAGCGACCAGTTGCGGAACGGTCCGCCCGAGGCCGTCAGGATAAGCCTATCCACGGCGTGACGTTGCGCCGGATCGAATACCTGGAAGATCGCGTTGTGCTCGGAGTCGACGGGCAGCAGCACGCCTCCCGATTCGCGGATGGCGTCCATCAGCAACACACCGGCGCAAACCAGCGCTTCCTTGTTCGCCAACGCCACCATCGCGCCACGCCGGGCGGCCATGAGCGTCGAGGCGAGCCCGGCGAACCCGACGATCGCCGCCATGACCCACTCGGCCGGCCGTGCCGCCGCTTCTTCCACCGCGGCGGGCCCTGCCGCAGCCTCGACGGAGGTTCCGGCGAGTGCCTCCTTGAGCGCACGATAGCGGTCCGGGTGGGCAACAACGGCGATCCGGGCACGCAGGCGCCGCGCCTGGTCGGCCAGCACTTCCACGGAACTGCCGGCAACCAGCGCCTCGACGCGATACCGCTCGGGATCGCGCGCGATCAGATCGACCGTGCTTTGGCCCACCGAGCCGGTCGAGCCGAGGATCGTCACGGTCCTCGGCCGGTCGACGGACGGCGGGTTCCAGCGCATCATTCCCACGGCCACACTCCTCCGACGACGAGCCGTATGGCGGCAACGACCACGAGAACGGCGATCAGCCCGTCGATCCTGTCGAGCAAGCCGCCGTGCCCCGGGATGATCCTGCCGCTGTCCTTCACGCCGGCACGACGCTTGGCGGCCGATTCCAGGAGGTCGCCGGCTTGCGCTACGACCGCGAGCATCGCACCGAAGATCGCAAGCCACACGGTGTGCCCGGCGCCGAATATCCAGCCGCAAGCCGCGCTGACCACCGCCGCGAACGCCATGCCCCCGACCAGTCCCGACCAGGTCTTGCTCGGGCTGATCGAAGGCGCGAGCTTGGCGCCGCCCGCGAGCACCCCCAGAAAGTACGCTCCGATGTCCGTCGCCCAGACGCAGGCGACGATCCACAGCACCGTCTGGCGGCCCGACTCCGGCTGGTGCCTCAGCCACAGGAGCGCGACCACCGCCGCAAGCGCGTAGGTCACCGTCATCATCCGCGCGAGGTATCGTCCGCGCGTGAGCCTGATCCATTCGGAAACCATGATCGGTGCCGCGAGCGCTGCCATCAGATCGATCCAGGGGAAACCGAACCAGATCGCAGCAAGCACCGCCGGACCAAGGACTGCCGCCGACACGACCCTCGGCAGCAAGCCCCGGAACCGCGCGCTCTGCCCCGGTGCGCTAGCCGTTGACGCCGCCATAGCGACGTTCACGGCGACGGAACTCGGCGATCGCCCGTTCGAGATGCTCCTTGCCGAAATCCGGCCAAAGCGTGTCGACGAAGACCAACTCGGCATAGGCACATTGCCACAGAAGGAAGTTGCTGATGCGCTGCTCGCCGCTCGTCCTGATCAGCAGATCCGGGTCGCGCAAACCCGCCGTGAGAAGCGCGCCCTCGAAGCGATCTTCGTCTATCGCTTCCGGCGCGAGCTCCCCCCGCGAGACCTTGCGAGCCAGATTGCGGGCAGCCCTCACGATCTCGTCGCGTGCGCCGTAGTTGATGCAGATGTTGACGTCGATGCGCGCATTCGCGCTCGTCGACCTCTCCGCGTCCGCGATGTCCCGAACGATATCCGACGCGAGTCGGTCGCGATCGCCAATGACGCGCAACCGAGCGCCGTTCTTCCGAAGCTCCTCGAGCTCGTTGCGCAGGTAGTGCCGCAGAAGTCCCATCAGGTCGCTGACTTCGTCGGCCGGTCGCGCCCAGTTCTCCGTCGAGAACGCGAACAGCGTCAGCATCGGAATGCCCAACTCGGCGGCGCCCCGGATGACGCGACGCACCGAATCGGCCCCCCTGCGATGGCCAGCCACTCGCGGCAGACCGCGCGCCTTCGCCCACCGTCCGTTGCCATCCATGATGATGGCGACGTGATGCGGCCCGGGCGGGGCGTCAGGTGCGGCGGGTAGCGGCGCGGTCGACATCAGACGGTCTTGATTTCCTTTTCCTTGGTCGCCAGCGCATCGTCGACCATCTTCACGAAGCGATCGGTCAATTTCTGCACTTCGTCCGACTTGCCGCGGTGTTCGTCCTGAGAGATTTTGTGATCCTTCTCGGCCTTCTTGAGCGCTTCCATCCCGTCGCGACGGACGTTGCGGACGGCAACCCGGCCCTGTTCGGCATATTTGTGGGCCAGCTTGGCAAGCTCATTGCGCCGCTCGGCCGTCAATTCGGGAATCGGGATTCGAATCATCTGGCCGTCGGGCGCGGGATTGAGGCCGAGGCCCGCCTCGCGGATCGCCTTGGCGGTCGAGACGACGAGACCCTTGTCCCACACGTTGACCGTCAGCAACCGCGGCTCGGGGGCGCTCACCGTGCCCACCTGGTTGAGCGGCATGCGCTGACCGTACGCTTCGACCATGACGGGATCGAGAAGGTTGACGGAGGCACGGCCGGTGCGCAGGCCGCCGAACTCCTTCTTCAGGGCGTCGAGTGCCCCATGCATGCGCTTCTCCAGCTCTTTGAGGTCTGTGCTCATCTTCAGCCCTCGTCCTTGATGATGGTGAAAGTGCCTTCCCCGCACATCGTCTTGGCGAACGCACCCTGCTTGTGGATGTCGAACACGATGATGGGAATCCTGTTTTCGCGCGCGAGCGAGATGGCCGATGCGTCCATGACCTGGAGGTCCCGGGACAGCACGTCCATGTAGGTGAGGCTGTCATAGCGCCTGGCCGACTTGTCCTTGCGGGGGTCGGCGGAATAAACGCCGTCCACTTGCGTCCCCTTGAGGAGAACGTCGACGCCCATCTCGGCCGCACGCAAGGCGGCCGCCGTATCGGTGGTGAAGAAGGGATTGCCCGTTCCCGCGGCGAAGATCACCACACGCCCTTTCTCCATATGGCGCGCGGCGCGGCGGCGAATATAGGGCTCACAGACCGTGGTCATGGGGATGGCCGACTGCACGCGGGTCTGCAGCCCGTGGCGTTCGAGGGCGCTTTGCATGGCCAGCGAGTTTATCACCGTGGCGAGCATACCCATGTAGTCTCCGCTCGCGCGGTCCATGCCGGAAGCCGCCGCAGAGACCCCCCGAAAGATGTTGCCGCCGCCGATGACGAGGCACACCTGTACCCCCATGTCGTGTACGGCCTTCACTTCCTGGGCGACCATGCCGACCATGGCGGGGTCGAGACCGTATTCCCGACCGCCCATCAGGCCCTCGCCCGAGAGCTTCAACAAGACGCGGCGATAGCGAGGAGCCGGCGGCATCGATGGCCTCTGGTTGACTCTTTTTTGGGCGGCACGGACCACAGGTACGCGCGCCGTGCCGCTTGTCATACTACTTCTTGAGCTGAGCGGCCACCTCCGCCGCGAAATCCTCCGATTTCTTTTCGATACCTTCGCCCAGGGCAAAGCGCAGGAAGCCGGCCAAGCGGACCGTGCCACCGACCTGCTTGGCGGCATCTTCGACGACCTTCGAAACCTTGGTCTTGCCGTCGATGACGAAGGCCTGCTCGAGCAGGACCACTTCCTGGTGGAATTTGCGCAATCCGCCCTCGACCATCTTGGCGACGATGTCGGCAGCCTTGCCGCTCTGGCCGGCCTTCTCCGCCAGCACCGACCGCTCACGCTCGATCAGCGCCTTGTCGAGGTCCGCGACCGTCAGCGACTGCGGGTTCGTCGCCGCGACATGCATGGCGAGTTGCTTGGCCAAGCCCGCGAGCTTGGTCTTGTCGCCGCTCGACTCGAGTGCCACCAGCACGCCGATCTTGCCGAGGTCCGTCGCCACCGAGTTGTGTACGTAGGCGGCGACGACACCGTCGGACACCGAGAGCGATGCCGCCCGGCGCAGGCTCATGTTCTCGCCGATCGTTGCGATGAGGTTGGTCAGCTCGGCCTGGACGTCGCGGCCGGTGCCGGGATACGGCGCGGCCGCGATCCTGGTCATGTCGCCGCCATTCTCCAGCGCGATGCGCGCCGTAGCGGCGACGAACTTCTGGAACGTCTCATTGCGGCCGACGAAGTCGGTCTCGGCATTGACCTCGACCACGGCGCCGCGATTGCCGCTGGCGACCACGCCGACCAGCCCTTCGGCGGCGACGCGGCCGGCCTTCTTGGCGGCAGCGGACAGGCCCTTGGTGCGCAGCCAGTCAACGGCCTTCTCAAGGTCGCCCTGGGTCTCGCCCAATGCCTTCTTGCAGTCCATCATGCCCGCGCCGGTCTTCTCGCGCAGTTCCTTGACGAGGGTAGCGGTGATCTCAGCCATTGCTCTTGCTCCGTTCGGTACGAGAAGGGCCGGTCTCGCGACCGGCCCCGTCGAAGTCTCCTGAGGAAGGGGCCCGCCTATTCGGCCGGTGCGGCCTCGGCGCCCTCGCCTCCCGACGGCGAGGGAACGTCCTCGACCGGCGGCTCGGAGAGTTCGCCGACGTCGCCGCCGGTAGCGGCGATCTCGGCACGGATGCCGTCGAGCACGGCCGAGGCCACCAGGTCGCAGTAAAGCGACACGGCGCGCAGCGCGTCGTCGTTGCCCGGCACCGGAAAATCGATGCCGTCGGGATCGGAGTTGCTGTCGAGCACCGCCACGATCGGGATGCCGCGCTTGCGCGCCTCCTGGACGGCGATCGATTCCTTGTTGGTGTCGATGATGAACAGCATGTCGGGCGTGCCGCCCATCTCCTTGATGCCACCCAGCGAGCGCTCGAGCTTGTCGCGTTCGCGCGTCAGGTCGAGCTGTTCCTTCTTGGTGAGGCCGACGACATCGCCTTTCAACCGGTCATCCAGCTCGCGCAGACGCTTAATCGAGGCGGAGATGGTCTGCCAGTTGGTGATCATGCCGCCCAACCAGCGGTGGTTGACGTAATACTGGCCGCAGCGCTTGGCGGCATCGGCGATGCGATCAGCGGCGGCGGCCTTGGTGCCCACGAACAGCACACGACCGCCGTTGGACACGACCTGGCGGAGCTGCTGCAGCGCCTGCTCGAGCAGCGGCACGGTCTTGGTAAGATCGATGATATGAACCCCGTTGCGCACCCCGAACAGGTACGGCTTCATCTTGGGGTTCCAGCGCCGTGTGTGGTGGCCGAAATGGACACCCGCTTCCAGCAATTGACGCATCGTGACGGTCGGCATCGCCATGCCGTTTCTCCTTTTCCGGTTGGGCCTCCGCGGGCGTCGTCCCCCTCCGCCAAGACTTCGGGGAACACCGGAGCGAGCGTCGGGATGTCTCCCCGTCGACCGCAAACCCGCGTGCGAAGTGGGCGTGGTTCTAGAGGCTAATGGGCCGGAACGCAAGCCCTGTTGAATCAAAGACTTAACGGGCCAAGTTGGCGATTTCGCGGGCCAGTTCGAGGAGCGAGAGGGGCGCGCAGCCCTCGGCCTTGTTGTTGGCGGTGATCCAGGTCCTGCGTCCCGCCTTGGATGCCCGAACCGCCATGCGCGCCAGGACACGCCGGGTCTCGCCGTCCTCGTCGACCAGCTTGTCGAACGGCTCGTATCGCTGGCGCGCGGCCTGATAGAGAAAACCCCGGTGCAGGTTCCAACGGACGATCAGGTCGCCGGGCGCCTCGCCATCCAGGACAGCCAGCGCGGCTTCCTGCCGTTCGACCTCGGGCATGCGATCATGGAGCCCGACACAGTAGCGCACGCCGACGCCGGCCAGCATGCGCATCAATCGCGGGGTGAGGAGCTCGGGGTTGCGCAATTCGATCGCATAGAGCGGCCGGCGCCCGCCGAGCTGCGCCGGCAGGGCGGCGAAGAACGCCGCCAGCCGCTCGACCAGGCTCGCCGCCTCCTCGACGAGGCCACGCGGCAGGGGCGAAATCTGGAACACCAGCGGCCCGGCCTTGCCCTCGAGTCCTTCCAGGCACGGCACGACGAATTCGCGCGCCGCAATGGCGGCATCGAGGAAGTGCGGATTGACCACCCGCCCCCTGCCCTGGTCGTCACGCATCAGGGCATCGCAGACGAGCGCAGGCGCCTTCACGACGAAACTGAAATGCGCGGGTACCTGGCCGGCGTAGCGCGCATAGTCGACGGTCGGGATCGGCGCGTAGAACGTGCGATCCAGGCTGACAGTGCGAAGCAGCGGGAACTGGGCGTAGGCGGCGAGCCCCTTGCGGCTCAGCGCGACCTGCGGATGCAGGCCGTCGTAGACCAGGTTGCGCCAGCCGGGGAAGAACCACGACGACGTGCCCAGCCGGATGTCGCGCGGCAACGCCGGCGCCTCGAGCAGGGGCGAATCGAGCGCCGGCCCGATCTCGCCGGGCGATGGTTTCGGACGCCGGGGCGGCGGCGGAGTCTCGAAGAGGCCGGGCTGCCGGCTCAAATCTCCTCCACCTGCATCACACCTGGCAGGCTGCCGATGGCGTCACGCAGCCCACCCGCGATCGAGTATGTGCCGGGAAGCGTCACTTCGGCTTCGGACTCGTCCGGCATCGGCACGACCAGCGTCACCCTGCCTCGACCGCGCTTGCCCTCCAGGTGCTTGTGCAAGGCCTCGAGGGCGACCGGATCGGCCAGCACGATCCTCAGCCCGGCGGCGGCATGTGCCACTGCATCCTCCAGTTTCTCAACCGTCTGCGCCGTGAGCTTCACCTGTTCGCCGTCGAGTCGCCCGTCGGCCGAGATCAGCACCGCCTGGCCCGCCTCGAGCAGGTTGCGTTTGCTGCCGAGCAGTTCGCTGAACACCGTGAGTTCGAAGGCACCCGACTGGTCCGAGCACTGCACAAACGCGAAGCGGTTGCCCTTGGCGGAGGTGCGCTCCATGCGATCGATCACCGTGCCGGCGAGCTTGATGCGACCCGCCACGCCGCGCGACAGCAAGGCCGGCA
This genomic interval carries:
- the frr gene encoding ribosome recycling factor — protein: MHGALDALKKEFGGLRTGRASVNLLDPVMVEAYGQRMPLNQVGTVSAPEPRLLTVNVWDKGLVVSTAKAIREAGLGLNPAPDGQMIRIPIPELTAERRNELAKLAHKYAEQGRVAVRNVRRDGMEALKKAEKDHKISQDEHRGKSDEVQKLTDRFVKMVDDALATKEKEIKTV
- the rpsB gene encoding 30S ribosomal protein S2, encoding MAMPTVTMRQLLEAGVHFGHHTRRWNPKMKPYLFGVRNGVHIIDLTKTVPLLEQALQQLRQVVSNGGRVLFVGTKAAAADRIADAAKRCGQYYVNHRWLGGMITNWQTISASIKRLRELDDRLKGDVVGLTKKEQLDLTRERDKLERSLGGIKEMGGTPDMLFIIDTNKESIAVQEARKRGIPIVAVLDSNSDPDGIDFPVPGNDDALRAVSLYCDLVASAVLDGIRAEIAATGGDVGELSEPPVEDVPSPSGGEGAEAAPAE
- the dxr gene encoding 1-deoxy-D-xylulose-5-phosphate reductoisomerase, translated to MRWNPPSVDRPRTVTILGSTGSVGQSTVDLIARDPERYRVEALVAGSSVEVLADQARRLRARIAVVAHPDRYRALKEALAGTSVEAAAGPAAVEEAAARPAEWVMAAIVGFAGLASTLMAARRGAMVALANKEALVCAGVLLMDAIRESGGVLLPVDSEHNAIFQVFDPAQRHAVDRLILTASGGPFRNWSLADMACVTPQQARAHPNWDMGAKISIDSATMMNKGLELIEAHLLYGLPAEQLDIVVHPQSVIHSMVAYRDGSVLAQLGTPDMRVPISHALGWPSRIEGPAARLDFASLSALTFERPDSGRFPSLRLAREALVTGGVAPIVLNAANEVAVAAFLARRIGFLDIARVVEDAMMSTDQLSAPLQSLRQVDAVDVEARATAEKSLKAHAPTN
- a CDS encoding DUF72 domain-containing protein, encoding MSRQPGLFETPPPPRRPKPSPGEIGPALDSPLLEAPALPRDIRLGTSSWFFPGWRNLVYDGLHPQVALSRKGLAAYAQFPLLRTVSLDRTFYAPIPTVDYARYAGQVPAHFSFVVKAPALVCDALMRDDQGRGRVVNPHFLDAAIAAREFVVPCLEGLEGKAGPLVFQISPLPRGLVEEAASLVERLAAFFAALPAQLGGRRPLYAIELRNPELLTPRLMRMLAGVGVRYCVGLHDRMPEVERQEAALAVLDGEAPGDLIVRWNLHRGFLYQAARQRYEPFDKLVDEDGETRRVLARMAVRASKAGRRTWITANNKAEGCAPLSLLELAREIANLAR
- a CDS encoding elongation factor Ts, with translation MAEITATLVKELREKTGAGMMDCKKALGETQGDLEKAVDWLRTKGLSAAAKKAGRVAAEGLVGVVASGNRGAVVEVNAETDFVGRNETFQKFVAATARIALENGGDMTRIAAAPYPGTGRDVQAELTNLIATIGENMSLRRAASLSVSDGVVAAYVHNSVATDLGKIGVLVALESSGDKTKLAGLAKQLAMHVAATNPQSLTVADLDKALIERERSVLAEKAGQSGKAADIVAKMVEGGLRKFHQEVVLLEQAFVIDGKTKVSKVVEDAAKQVGGTVRLAGFLRFALGEGIEKKSEDFAAEVAAQLKK
- a CDS encoding phosphatidate cytidylyltransferase, with translation MAASTASAPGQSARFRGLLPRVVSAAVLGPAVLAAIWFGFPWIDLMAALAAPIMVSEWIRLTRGRYLARMMTVTYALAAVVALLWLRHQPESGRQTVLWIVACVWATDIGAYFLGVLAGGAKLAPSISPSKTWSGLVGGMAFAAVVSAACGWIFGAGHTVWLAIFGAMLAVVAQAGDLLESAAKRRAGVKDSGRIIPGHGGLLDRIDGLIAVLVVVAAIRLVVGGVWPWE
- the rseP gene encoding RIP metalloprotease RseP codes for the protein MQSIVSLFTTYLPYFILILTLLVFVHEFGHYWVARRFGIHAEVFSIGFGPELFGWTDRRGTRWKFSVIPLGGYVKFLGDSDETSATPAQGGLPTEQSKRAFFTQPLHARAAVVLGGPMANLLFAVLLLTAVFYIAGEPYSPATVAVQSDSPAARAGLRTGDVVVRLAGERVNRFEDIQDAQFLYWAHPMSVEYRRGNQLRRGEIVPQFCERTDRFNNTIRFGELGLDQLVRPVVGGFTANSPGQAAGLKVGDLLLEIDGKPVEYFSRIPELIGDKAGTPVVVKYDREGRRYDTTVIPEADRVTDCTGKQKMIGRLRVRPASVTEFRSHDVLGAMYAGVRHVWGMTQMFYTSMAQILTATRPVDELGGPIRIAKAAGEASYSGWIGILNLVIALSVVLGVFNLLPVPMLDGGHLAMYLYEAVRGKPLGLKAQEVGLKVGFALVICVALVATFNDIRLLLR
- a CDS encoding isoprenyl transferase, whose translation is MSTAPLPAAPDAPPGPHHVAIIMDGNGRWAKARGLPRVAGHRRGADSVRRVIRGAAELGIPMLTLFAFSTENWARPADEVSDLMGLLRHYLRNELEELRKNGARLRVIGDRDRLASDIVRDIADAERSTSANARIDVNICINYGARDEIVRAARNLARKVSRGELAPEAIDEDRFEGALLTAGLRDPDLLIRTSGEQRISNFLLWQCAYAELVFVDTLWPDFGKEHLERAIAEFRRRERRYGGVNG
- the bamA gene encoding outer membrane protein assembly factor BamA; amino-acid sequence: MGLIIRWAVLAIAVVLAFGAPAHAQRGGAAGGVISSVQIQGNVRSEVETIRSYLQLKEGDAYDPAAADRSLKALFSTGLFSDVAIDMQGNTLIVKLTENPIINRVAFEGNRKIDDDKLRDEVQSKARQVFTRARVQADVERLLTIYRRSGRYNAVIEPKIIRLEQGRVDLVFEIDEGDVTGIKRISFVGNEHFGDGTLRGRIRTTESAWYRFLSSDDRFDPDRLNLDRELLRKFYLSEGYADFRVVSAVAELSPNRDGFFITFTISEGDRYRFGKVDVTSRFQGLDVDTLKSYLTMREGDWYNADEVESTVTSMADAVGSLGYAFVDVRPRINRNKDDLTVDVMFDVQEGPRVYVERINIQGNTRTLDRVIRREFRLAEGDAFSTAKVRRSQERLRNLGFFEKVDISAAPGSAQDKTILEVQVVEQSTGEISFGAGFSTTAGILGDISIRERNLLGKGQDLRLGVSLGTLSTLIDLSFTEPYFLDRNVAAGFDIFHTSNDRQNIASYSDKSLGFALRSGWAYTEHTRQIVRYTLRRTEIYNVQPWASPIVQSQSGTSVVSEISETVAWDTRDQRLNPTKGWLLRKSLALGGLGGTEYYLRANADAVYYYSIIDDFVASIGGSVGWIDPYNNSILRLNNRFFIGGDSLRGFRVGGIGPRDAFTTDSLGGKYYYTGTTELSFPLGLPKEIPLLGKAFIDIGSLWGAVETTANVLDSQTMRVGTGIGVQWISPFGPIRVDYAIPVVKEPWDKTENIRFSFGTRF
- the pyrH gene encoding UMP kinase, translating into MPPAPRYRRVLLKLSGEGLMGGREYGLDPAMVGMVAQEVKAVHDMGVQVCLVIGGGNIFRGVSAAASGMDRASGDYMGMLATVINSLAMQSALERHGLQTRVQSAIPMTTVCEPYIRRRAARHMEKGRVVIFAAGTGNPFFTTDTAAALRAAEMGVDVLLKGTQVDGVYSADPRKDKSARRYDSLTYMDVLSRDLQVMDASAISLARENRIPIIVFDIHKQGAFAKTMCGEGTFTIIKDEG